The sequence GTCAATAAACGCCACCGGAACCGCCGCCGCGGCGCCCTCTTCTAAGCTTCCGCCAACTGTCCCCGATCAGTCGAAATCTCGGCCTCCCACCTCGTCATCCTCCTCCTTCTTCTCATCCCGCCTCTCCAGCAGCTTCAGCCTCAGCTCTTCGTCCAAGGTCCGTTTCGCTGCATCTATTTCTTCTTTGATCGTTGTTATTATTGTTCTTTCGTGATTTTCCGGCTGCGTAATTGGTTCTCGCGGTGGTTTTTGTCTTTTCTCCTCCCCTGACTGAGAAGTACGTCATCGAGAATGACAGCTGTGGTCTCGAGAGATCTGCGAGTATTTTGCCTGTTTTGTAACTGAATTTCAGAGCGAAACGAAATGCATGAATTTTGGCTTACCACAAACGCCCCTCGACTTTGCGTCTAGTTGTGGCCTTCGGTGTGAGGGTAAATTTGGTAATTGATGTGTTGTGATTCGTCACGTTTCTTGGTgggttaaataaaataaataatcgtaGACTGAGAGGCCGCGGCGTCACTGTCGCGTGATTcacttatattaaataataaagaattcGATTTGTAGTGGAAAAGATATCTTAATTGACTACATGTGACTCAAAAAGATCATCAAATTCAAGGGTCTTTTTGGGATGCGATTGGGTGGATTTTTCATAGCATATCTCTACGATGAGTTGTCCTCTATTTTTGTGCTCAGTTTTTCATAATCGAAGCTACTAAGCGTACAAGTTATTACTAGTAGGCATCACCTTGTTCCTGGATTCAAATGAATGATATGTTGTTGGTAAAATTTACAGATGAGTCACGTTACGTCCACTTGTGTTTAATTCTAGTTTAAACTCGAAGACTGTCCATTGATCTTgttaatattttcttgattgcAGAAGATTTGTGCTATATGTCTGGGGATAGTGAAAATTGGGCTGGGCCAGGCCATTTTCACAGCTGAATGCTCACACTCCTTCCACTTCAGCTGTATCTCCAGCAGTGTCAAGCATGGAAATCATCTTTGTCCCATTTGCCGCTTGAAATGGAAAGAGATCCCATCCCAACTTCCTGATATCAACGCTAACGTCGATCATAACACGCATGGCCAAGGCCAAGTCTCACCACCTCGGGCCATATTTGAAAATCACAACTATCCTCGTGCACAGCCTGAGCCCTCTCGCTATTCGGATGATGAGCCCCTTCCTGTCATCCGTACAGATACGACACCAGCATTTGAACATGCTCATGCTCCCTCGAGTAATTTAGTCATCAAGGCCTTCCCCGAATTTCCGGCTGTTGCTGCTGCAGAGTCAGTATCTGACTTTGCAGTTCTTGTAGGTGTGCGGGCACCACCACTTTTAGATGCCACAGATCAAGTGGACCGTGCTTCTATTGATCTTGTTTTGGTTCTTGATGTTAGTGGCAGCATGGACGGCGCGAAGCTGTTCCTTATGAAGCGTGCTGTTTATTTTATCATTGAAAACTTAGGACCTGGTGACCGTCTTTCTCTAGTTTCCTTTTCATCCAGTGCTAGCAGAATTTTCCCGCTGCTTAGGATGACTGATACAGGTCGTGAAGATGCCAAACAGGCCGTCACTTCGCTAGATGCGGGTGGTGGAACAAATATCATTGAGGGTCTAAAAAAAGGGATCCGAGTTCTCAACGAAAGGCGTGAGAGAAATTCAGTTGCAAGCATCATTCTCTTATCCGATGGAAAAGATACATATCACAATGATGCTATAATTCGTGGTCGAAAGAATCAGAATTCCTCGACCGAAACTTCAGTTTTGAACATATTGTTGGCTTCCGTTTTTTCTCAAAATGGAGAGCCCGTAAACGATGCCCGCCTACCTACTCTCCCCATCCACACATTTGGGTTCGGTGCAGATCATGATTCTTCAGCTATGAATGGCATATCTGATGCATCAGGTGGCACATTTTCCTTTATTGAAACAGTTGACACTATGCGAGAAGCTTTTGCTAGATGTATTGGTGGTCTCCTCAGTGTTTCTGCTCAGGAGCTTCGGCTTACTGTCTCATCAGCATCCAGTGGAGTGAGAATTAGATCGATTTCATCTGGAAGATATGCGAAGGAAATTTCAGAGGGGGGACTAATAGGCCTTATACACATAGGTGACATGTATGCTGATGAGGAAAAAGAGTTTCTTGTCAGTTTGTCGATTCCACCGTGGCTAGTTTTGAAAGGAGATGAATGGGTAAAAAGAATGTCGCTTCTGAAAATCACATGTTCGTTTAAAGATACCGTGTCAAAGGTGACGATGCAGGTGGAGGGCGTGTCGGTTGAGGTATCCAGACCTAAGGTTTTGTCTCTGGCTGAGAACATATTAAGCCTGGAGGTAGATCGCCAGAGGAATCGGCTGTGGGTGGCTGATGGTATCTCAGAGGCACGAGCAATGGCCGATGCAGGAAATTTTAGTGGTGCTCAGGCCGTGCTAAGTAACAGGATGTCGTCTCTACTTTCTTCTGCATCAGCGCAAGCCGGGGACAGCCTCTGCAGTTGGCTTCAATGTGAACTGATGGAAGTTAGAGAAAGAATGGCAAACATGGATATTTACAATCGTACAGGCCGTTCTTATGTGCTATCAGGTATAAGTTCACACTCTTTGCAGAGAGCCACAACCCGGGGTGACTCGGGGAATCTTGCATCTTTGGGATATGAGACTCCATCGATGGTGGGGATGGTTTCGAAATCGCAGAATCTGAGTTTACCGAACCCACCATAGCTAGCGTTTCATACTCGACAACATATCAAGTCAGCAAGTCTCACCcattacaatttttatatttcttgatcagttagttctcATTCAACAATAGCCTCCTGTTGGAAATTTTTTTCCAGTTTCTTGCATTAGACTCTTTCTTGCTGTTTTATTTCGTGTTTTGGTGACCCTTGTCATGGCCTTGTGGAGAGATTTTGGTACTCCACTCTTGATGataatttgattttgttatCCTCGTCGCCTGATAAATGGGAAATTTTGCTTGTGATTATTTTATAATCAACATTGATtaattgaaattaaatggagTAAACGACAAAGCACAAAAAATGCATTCCAAATCCTATAACCTTATTCTTTTTTAATCCTTTAAACATATAATCTCATATAACTGTAGGGGCAATTGATTTATGTCGAATTCAAATAACACTGTGTGAGTTCAGCTCGACTCGACtcggttttatttttttgtttacaaagttGATATAATAATCTATTTTATATAGTGCACATATCTAGTTACTCGTAATCGATTAAATAAAATTGactcattttattatataattatatattacataattatattacataattatattatatatatatatatattatgaacTCGAGCAGAGAATAAATTGCGAGTAATTTGTATTTGCAACCGTAGTCCATTTGTCGTCTACagtattataatattaaaaaatagatgCTAAACTTCAAATTGCGCCgactttaattaatatataataaaaataaataagaaggaaaataataaataaataaataaatctcttCCGTCCTGTGATCATCGATACTTTTCTTGGAAGTTCTCCAATTCTACAATCCAACTCGAGGTCCCTATCCCCTCTTGAACTCGATTCATGGCCTCCAGCGGACACAAGAACATTAATGCGAAGCTGGTATTTACGTTCTCCGATCTCTTTTGTGCCCCCCCCCCTCTTTCTTAGGGTTGATTCATGCATTTTTTTCAGTGCATTTTTCAATCTGGGTCTGCTTTATCTGCTTCAAATCGTATTGGGTTCCTTGTGAATATAATTAATTTGTTGACCTCGAGAATTGAAATCGTATGTATCTCGACAAGGAGTGTTGCAAACAATAGATTATAGACATTTGGGTTTAGTTTGACTATTTATGTTCGCACTAGTTCTTGATCAGTGGATTGATCAATTATGATTCCTTAATTTCCAACCTTTGGCtattatatgtaaaaaaatttctatgatGATGGTATaatattttactgattttgTTTCTATGCAATTTGTTGGTCAGTTGTTGGTAGGTAATGCAATCAATTAATTCAGTTCTTATCACTCTGAATGACCCATTAAATTGTGGATTTGTGTTTTCGATATTATCCGTGTCACCAAATATGATTCTAGATCGAGACTTACTCTCATGCTTAGGTTACACGAGTCTAACAGCAggtaaactttttttttttttcccactttGGTCACCCaagattgaaaaaataatttttacagtctcataaataaatcaaagtAGTAGACTTTGAAATTATTGAGATTAAACTTTAATAAACAGCTCAAGGTAACACACATTTTGACCTGTATGAAGCTAAATTCCATTAGTTTAAAGTAGATTCTTATCCACTTTGATTGGTGGTGTATCAGTTTCTATTTGTTCACCATGATCAACGATTCTGGTATGAAAGATTGGATGACAACGCATGTTATTTATAAATGTTTGAGTGAGAatgaataattttatattttgttgtttaACGAGGATGTTGATTGATTGGATTTGATGTTTTGTAGTTAGGtcaaagcaggaaagaaaaataGTTATTATGGTTTGTTAGGCACTGATGCCTTTAATTATGttgattttttctattttttcaatGAGAATTTAGTTAAGTATCCATCTGTTTCTCTCTCTTGATTAGGTTGCATATTATACTTTAGTTTATATTATTCTTATATTCTATCCCTGTTTTAATTTTACCACCATCTACCAGTGTTAGATATGTATTTATGCCTCTAGGTGCTTCTTGGAGATGTTGGAGCTGGAAAGTCTAGCCTAGTTTTACGTTTTGTGAAAGGGCAATTTGTCGAATTTCAGGTTTGATTAAAATTGTTTTCATGGATTTCATAGTAATTCGTGCACTTCTTATACTTTTCTTTTTGAGATTGAATTTACATTCTTTTTGAGATTGAATTTACATTCTTGATATTGTAGGAATCAACTATCGGTGCTGCCTTTTTTTCACAAACTGTCGCTGTAAGTGACGCAACTGTCAAATTTGAAATATGGGATACGGCAGGTCAAGAGAGATACCACAGCTTAGCTCCAATGTATTATAGAGGAGCTGCAGCAGCCATAATTGTCTATGATATAACAAATCAAGTAAGGATGCTGCTACCATAATTGTATTTGGCTGGTTGATATGTATGAATTATTCTGTTTTGTGTTACAATTTGATCTGAACCACTTAGGAAAGCAATATGCTTTTACTATTATAAAGGGAAGATTTTATTTGTTGTGAATTGACAAATTGTTGCTGCACGTTGTGATGCTTTTCGTCTTAATAGTCTGTCGACTTTGTAGGCATCCTTTGATCGGGCCAAAAAATGGGTTCACGAGCTCCAAGCACAAGGTAAATTCCCTTTTACCTAGTAAGCTAATTTGGCTGCAAGCTATTGTGACCTTTTTCACTTGTGGGTTTTTCTTGTGTCGGAAGTGTCAATATTCATGATTTTACGGACCAGAGTGATGGCTGAAAAAAGTGAACTGATGAaaccttttatttttttcttttttacctaCGAGAAGAATCTCTCTTTATGCCCTAATTTACTTAAGAAAGGGTTCTTATGGAAAGAGAAAGCCTCTTTTCGGAAGACCACAATATTGTCTAAAACTTTGAAAGTGGAAATAGGAGACAGGATTTTATAAAAGCTACTGATTAGTATCTGTTTCTTGGAGAGTTTTCAATCTCGccatctatctatctatctatttaCAGTAGGTTTTCTGCTTtcgtttgttatttatttagttttatttcTTTGGGGCAACTTTTTTTCGTTTTGTGGCATCAGGTAACCCAAATATGGTGATGGCCCTTACTGGGAATAAAATGGATTTATTGGAAGCAAGGAAGGTGGCAGCAGAGGCAAGCAGTCACTTACTTTTTGTTGTGTTACTATGTCTGCCTCCTTGATTTCGATTTACTTGAATGTTTATTTGGTCTCGTGCATTTCTACTTAGAATAAGCTAATATTTTTTTGAGCATGCTCATGAACTTTGTGCAGCCTTAGTCACATGTAATTTATAAATAGTGTTTTTTTGGAGCGATTGATTTGCATGAAAATTCGTCAGTTCTTGATGTATGGTCCAAACTTTATACCAACACAAATCTTTTGTGATCATTAGTTCAGTAACGTGAAACTTCTTTCTTTCTCAATTAACTAGCATTTTCACTATTTTCGACATGTGTTCCTACTTACTGGTACATTGTGGTTGCCCATCACATCCTATGGCCCCATAATAGCCTATAATCATGCACACCATATCAAATCCCATCTCAAATCCGAAATGTACTATCTgacaagaaatttttttctctgGCATAGTACTTACCTTTATTTGAGCATCAATCCACCATTATCATCTGTAAAATGTGAATATTTACTGCAGGAGGCACAAACTTACGCGCAAGAGAA comes from Primulina huaijiensis isolate GDHJ02 chromosome 5, ASM1229523v2, whole genome shotgun sequence and encodes:
- the LOC140976909 gene encoding E3 ubiquitin-protein ligase WAV3-like isoform X1, with translation MSGKWSKLKKTLSINATGTAAAAPSSKLPPTVPDQSKSRPPTSSSSSFFSSRLSSSFSLSSSSKKICAICLGIVKIGLGQAIFTAECSHSFHFSCISSSVKHGNHLCPICRLKWKEIPSQLPDINANVDHNTHGQGQVSPPRAIFENHNYPRAQPEPSRYSDDEPLPVIRTDTTPAFEHAHAPSSNLVIKAFPEFPAVAAAESVSDFAVLVGVRAPPLLDATDQVDRASIDLVLVLDVSGSMDGAKLFLMKRAVYFIIENLGPGDRLSLVSFSSSASRIFPLLRMTDTGREDAKQAVTSLDAGGGTNIIEGLKKGIRVLNERRERNSVASIILLSDGKDTYHNDAIIRGRKNQNSSTETSVLNILLASVFSQNGEPVNDARLPTLPIHTFGFGADHDSSAMNGISDASGGTFSFIETVDTMREAFARCIGGLLSVSAQELRLTVSSASSGVRIRSISSGRYAKEISEGGLIGLIHIGDMYADEEKEFLVSLSIPPWLVLKGDEWVKRMSLLKITCSFKDTVSKVTMQVEGVSVEVSRPKVLSLAENILSLEVDRQRNRLWVADGISEARAMADAGNFSGAQAVLSNRMSSLLSSASAQAGDSLCSWLQCELMEVRERMANMDIYNRTGRSYVLSGISSHSLQRATTRGDSGNLASLGYETPSMVGMVSKSQNLSLPNPP
- the LOC140976909 gene encoding E3 ubiquitin-protein ligase WAV3-like isoform X2; the protein is MNDMLLKICAICLGIVKIGLGQAIFTAECSHSFHFSCISSSVKHGNHLCPICRLKWKEIPSQLPDINANVDHNTHGQGQVSPPRAIFENHNYPRAQPEPSRYSDDEPLPVIRTDTTPAFEHAHAPSSNLVIKAFPEFPAVAAAESVSDFAVLVGVRAPPLLDATDQVDRASIDLVLVLDVSGSMDGAKLFLMKRAVYFIIENLGPGDRLSLVSFSSSASRIFPLLRMTDTGREDAKQAVTSLDAGGGTNIIEGLKKGIRVLNERRERNSVASIILLSDGKDTYHNDAIIRGRKNQNSSTETSVLNILLASVFSQNGEPVNDARLPTLPIHTFGFGADHDSSAMNGISDASGGTFSFIETVDTMREAFARCIGGLLSVSAQELRLTVSSASSGVRIRSISSGRYAKEISEGGLIGLIHIGDMYADEEKEFLVSLSIPPWLVLKGDEWVKRMSLLKITCSFKDTVSKVTMQVEGVSVEVSRPKVLSLAENILSLEVDRQRNRLWVADGISEARAMADAGNFSGAQAVLSNRMSSLLSSASAQAGDSLCSWLQCELMEVRERMANMDIYNRTGRSYVLSGISSHSLQRATTRGDSGNLASLGYETPSMVGMVSKSQNLSLPNPP
- the LOC140976910 gene encoding ras-related protein RABF2a-like — its product is MASSGHKNINAKLVLLGDVGAGKSSLVLRFVKGQFVEFQESTIGAAFFSQTVAVSDATVKFEIWDTAGQERYHSLAPMYYRGAAAAIIVYDITNQASFDRAKKWVHELQAQGNPNMVMALTGNKMDLLEARKVAAEEAQTYAQENGLFFMETSAKDATNVNDLFYEIAKKLPHLQPATNPSGMVLVDRTGGSAAGTSCCS